The Thalassophryne amazonica chromosome 6, fThaAma1.1, whole genome shotgun sequence genome includes a region encoding these proteins:
- the rbm39b gene encoding RNA-binding protein 39b isoform X3 gives MADDFDVEAMLEAPYRKDENKSSHANGHEEQSKKKRKSRSRSRSPGSRKRRSRSKDRKKSRKRSKSRERKRSRSKERHRSRSRSKERTGRYKARRSPFRKRSKSRSPFKKEKSPIRQPIDNLTPEERDARTVFCMQLAARIRARDLEDFFSAVGKVRDVRMISDRNSRRSKGIAYIEFVEAASVPLAIGLTGQRLLGVPIIVQASQAEKNRAAAAANNLQKGSSGPMRLYVGSLHFNITEEMLRGIFEPFGKIEGIQLMMDSETGRSKGYGFISFADAECAKKALEQLNGFELAGRPMKVGHVTERSDSSTASSFLDNDELERTGIDLGTTGRLQLMARLAEGTGLKIPPAAQQALQMTGSISFGNMAAPSVPTPAPSQALNLPSQPLATHCLQLSNLFNPQSENDPSWAIEIQDDVIEECNKHGGVVHIYVDKNSTQGNVYVKCPSIPAAMATVNALHGRWFAGKMITAAYVPLPTYHNLFPDSVTAKHLLMPSRR, from the exons GATGAGAACAAGTCCTCTCATGCAAACGGACATGAAGAACAGAGCAAGAA GAAACGAAAGAGCAGGAGTCGGAGCCGAAGCCCAGGCTCTCGGAAGAGAAGGAGCAGAAGCAAAGACCGAAAGAAGAGCAGGAAGAGGAGCAAAAGTAGAGAAAGAAAGCGAAGCCGTAGCAAAGAGCGCCATCGCAGCCGCTCCCGAAGCAAAGAACGCACCGGGCGGTACAAAGCACGCAGGAGCCCCTT CCGGAAGCGTTCCAAAAGTCGAAGcccttttaaaaaagagaaaagtcccATCAG GCAACCGATTGACAATCTGACACCAGAGGAGAGGGACGCACGCACAGTCTTCTGCATGCAGCTGGCTGCTAGAATCCGAGCTCGAGACCTGGAGGATTTCTTTTCAGCTGTTGGAAAA GTAAGAGATGTGAGAATGATCTCTGACAGAAATTCCAGGAGGTCGAAGGGCATTGCATACATTGAGTTTGTGGAGGCTGCTTCTGTACCGCTGGCGATCGGGCTGACTGGCCAGAGGCTTCTGGGGGTGCCCATCATTGTCCAGGCTTCTCAG GCAGAGAAAaacagagctgctgcagctgccaaTAATCTGCAGAAGGGCAGTTCAGGCCCAATGCGACTCTACGTGGGCTCGCTGCACTTCAACATTACAGAAGAAATGCTCAGAGGAATCTTTGAGCCTTTTGGAAAG ATCGAGGGCATCCAGCTGATGATGGACAGTGAAACCGGGCGCTCCAAAGGTTATGGCTTCATATCG tttgcagATGCAGAGTGTGCAAAGAAGGCCCTGGAACAGCTCAACGGCTTTGAGCTTGCTGGACGTCCGATGAAGGTGGGGCACGTCACTGAGCGGTCAGACTCGTCCACAGCCAGCTCCTTCCTGGACAACGATGAGCTGGAGAGGACTGGCATTGACCTTGGCACCACAGGGCGCCTGCAGCTCATGGCAAGACTAGCGGAAG GAACGGGCCTGAAGATTCCCCCCGCTGCCCAGCAGGCTCTACAGATGACTGGTTCCATATCGTTTGGAAATATGGCAGCTCCAA GTGTTCCAACTCCAGCTCCAAGTCAAGCCCTGAACCTGCCGTCACAGCCGCTGGCTACACACTGTCTTCAGCTGTCCAACCTTTTCAACCCACAATC GGAAAACGATCCATCCTGGGCTATTGAGATCCAAGATGATGTCATTGAAGAGTGCAACAAGCACGGGGGAGTTGTGCACATTTACGTCGACAAGAATTCCACTCAA GGTAACGTGTACGTCAAGTGTCCCTCCATACCAGCAGCTATGGCAACCGTAAATGCACTGCATGGACGCTGGTTTGCAG GCAAAATGATAACGGCTGCCTATGTTCCTTTACCAACCTACCACAACCTCTTCCCAGATTCGGTAACAGCAAAGCACCTCCTGATGCCGTCACGTCGATAG
- the rbm39b gene encoding RNA-binding protein 39b isoform X1: MADDFDVEAMLEAPYRKDENKSSHANGHEEQSKNSVVTFSRKRKSRSRSRSPGSRKRRSRSKDRKKSRKRSKSRERKRSRSKERHRSRSRSKERTGRYKARRSPFRKRSKSRSPFKKEKSPIRQPIDNLTPEERDARTVFCMQLAARIRARDLEDFFSAVGKVRDVRMISDRNSRRSKGIAYIEFVEAASVPLAIGLTGQRLLGVPIIVQASQAEKNRAAAAANNLQKGSSGPMRLYVGSLHFNITEEMLRGIFEPFGKIEGIQLMMDSETGRSKGYGFISFADAECAKKALEQLNGFELAGRPMKVGHVTERSDSSTASSFLDNDELERTGIDLGTTGRLQLMARLAEGTGLKIPPAAQQALQMTGSISFGNMAAPSVPTPAPSQALNLPSQPLATHCLQLSNLFNPQSENDPSWAIEIQDDVIEECNKHGGVVHIYVDKNSTQGNVYVKCPSIPAAMATVNALHGRWFAGKMITAAYVPLPTYHNLFPDSVTAKHLLMPSRR; the protein is encoded by the exons GATGAGAACAAGTCCTCTCATGCAAACGGACATGAAGAACAGAGCAAGAA CAGTGTTGTAACTTTTTCCAGGAAACGAAAGAGCAGGAGTCGGAGCCGAAGCCCAGGCTCTCGGAAGAGAAGGAGCAGAAGCAAAGACCGAAAGAAGAGCAGGAAGAGGAGCAAAAGTAGAGAAAGAAAGCGAAGCCGTAGCAAAGAGCGCCATCGCAGCCGCTCCCGAAGCAAAGAACGCACCGGGCGGTACAAAGCACGCAGGAGCCCCTT CCGGAAGCGTTCCAAAAGTCGAAGcccttttaaaaaagagaaaagtcccATCAG GCAACCGATTGACAATCTGACACCAGAGGAGAGGGACGCACGCACAGTCTTCTGCATGCAGCTGGCTGCTAGAATCCGAGCTCGAGACCTGGAGGATTTCTTTTCAGCTGTTGGAAAA GTAAGAGATGTGAGAATGATCTCTGACAGAAATTCCAGGAGGTCGAAGGGCATTGCATACATTGAGTTTGTGGAGGCTGCTTCTGTACCGCTGGCGATCGGGCTGACTGGCCAGAGGCTTCTGGGGGTGCCCATCATTGTCCAGGCTTCTCAG GCAGAGAAAaacagagctgctgcagctgccaaTAATCTGCAGAAGGGCAGTTCAGGCCCAATGCGACTCTACGTGGGCTCGCTGCACTTCAACATTACAGAAGAAATGCTCAGAGGAATCTTTGAGCCTTTTGGAAAG ATCGAGGGCATCCAGCTGATGATGGACAGTGAAACCGGGCGCTCCAAAGGTTATGGCTTCATATCG tttgcagATGCAGAGTGTGCAAAGAAGGCCCTGGAACAGCTCAACGGCTTTGAGCTTGCTGGACGTCCGATGAAGGTGGGGCACGTCACTGAGCGGTCAGACTCGTCCACAGCCAGCTCCTTCCTGGACAACGATGAGCTGGAGAGGACTGGCATTGACCTTGGCACCACAGGGCGCCTGCAGCTCATGGCAAGACTAGCGGAAG GAACGGGCCTGAAGATTCCCCCCGCTGCCCAGCAGGCTCTACAGATGACTGGTTCCATATCGTTTGGAAATATGGCAGCTCCAA GTGTTCCAACTCCAGCTCCAAGTCAAGCCCTGAACCTGCCGTCACAGCCGCTGGCTACACACTGTCTTCAGCTGTCCAACCTTTTCAACCCACAATC GGAAAACGATCCATCCTGGGCTATTGAGATCCAAGATGATGTCATTGAAGAGTGCAACAAGCACGGGGGAGTTGTGCACATTTACGTCGACAAGAATTCCACTCAA GGTAACGTGTACGTCAAGTGTCCCTCCATACCAGCAGCTATGGCAACCGTAAATGCACTGCATGGACGCTGGTTTGCAG GCAAAATGATAACGGCTGCCTATGTTCCTTTACCAACCTACCACAACCTCTTCCCAGATTCGGTAACAGCAAAGCACCTCCTGATGCCGTCACGTCGATAG
- the rbm39b gene encoding RNA-binding protein 39b isoform X2, whose protein sequence is MADDFDVEAMLEAPYRKDENKSSHANGHEEQSKKKRKSRSRSRSPGSRKRRSRSKDRKKSRKRSKSRERKRSRSKERHRSRSRSKERTGRYKARRSPFRKRSKSRSPFKKEKSPIRQPIDNLTPEERDARTVFCMQLAARIRARDLEDFFSAVGKVRDVRMISDRNSRRSKGIAYIEFVEAASVPLAIGLTGQRLLGVPIIVQASQAEKNRAAAAANNLQKGSSGPMRLYVGSLHFNITEEMLRGIFEPFGKIEGIQLMMDSETGRSKGYGFISFADAECAKKALEQLNGFELAGRPMKVGHVTERSDSSTASSFLDNDELERTGIDLGTTGRLQLMARLAEGTGLKIPPAAQQALQMTGSISFGNMAAPSVPTPAPSQALNLPSQPLATHCLQLSNLFNPQSENDPSWAIEIQDDVIEECNKHGGVVHIYVDKNSTQGNVYVKCPSIPAAMATVNALHGRWFAGKMITAAYVPLPTYHNLFPDSVTAKHLLMPSRR, encoded by the exons GAAACGAAAGAGCAGGAGTCGGAGCCGAAGCCCAGGCTCTCGGAAGAGAAGGAGCAGAAGCAAAGACCGAAAGAAGAGCAGGAAGAGGAGCAAAAGTAGAGAAAGAAAGCGAAGCCGTAGCAAAGAGCGCCATCGCAGCCGCTCCCGAAGCAAAGAACGCACCGGGCGGTACAAAGCACGCAGGAGCCCCTT CCGGAAGCGTTCCAAAAGTCGAAGcccttttaaaaaagagaaaagtcccATCAG GCAACCGATTGACAATCTGACACCAGAGGAGAGGGACGCACGCACAGTCTTCTGCATGCAGCTGGCTGCTAGAATCCGAGCTCGAGACCTGGAGGATTTCTTTTCAGCTGTTGGAAAA GTAAGAGATGTGAGAATGATCTCTGACAGAAATTCCAGGAGGTCGAAGGGCATTGCATACATTGAGTTTGTGGAGGCTGCTTCTGTACCGCTGGCGATCGGGCTGACTGGCCAGAGGCTTCTGGGGGTGCCCATCATTGTCCAGGCTTCTCAG GCAGAGAAAaacagagctgctgcagctgccaaTAATCTGCAGAAGGGCAGTTCAGGCCCAATGCGACTCTACGTGGGCTCGCTGCACTTCAACATTACAGAAGAAATGCTCAGAGGAATCTTTGAGCCTTTTGGAAAG ATCGAGGGCATCCAGCTGATGATGGACAGTGAAACCGGGCGCTCCAAAGGTTATGGCTTCATATCG tttgcagATGCAGAGTGTGCAAAGAAGGCCCTGGAACAGCTCAACGGCTTTGAGCTTGCTGGACGTCCGATGAAGGTGGGGCACGTCACTGAGCGGTCAGACTCGTCCACAGCCAGCTCCTTCCTGGACAACGATGAGCTGGAGAGGACTGGCATTGACCTTGGCACCACAGGGCGCCTGCAGCTCATGGCAAGACTAGCGGAAG GAACGGGCCTGAAGATTCCCCCCGCTGCCCAGCAGGCTCTACAGATGACTGGTTCCATATCGTTTGGAAATATGGCAGCTCCAA GTGTTCCAACTCCAGCTCCAAGTCAAGCCCTGAACCTGCCGTCACAGCCGCTGGCTACACACTGTCTTCAGCTGTCCAACCTTTTCAACCCACAATC GGAAAACGATCCATCCTGGGCTATTGAGATCCAAGATGATGTCATTGAAGAGTGCAACAAGCACGGGGGAGTTGTGCACATTTACGTCGACAAGAATTCCACTCAA GGTAACGTGTACGTCAAGTGTCCCTCCATACCAGCAGCTATGGCAACCGTAAATGCACTGCATGGACGCTGGTTTGCAG GCAAAATGATAACGGCTGCCTATGTTCCTTTACCAACCTACCACAACCTCTTCCCAGATTCGGTAACAGCAAAGCACCTCCTGATGCCGTCACGTCGATAG